The region AAAATAGCAATTATTTTTGCTTTGTTTTTTCTCATAATTTTATTTTTAAATATATTTATAAAATCTTTTTAAAAAGTATATTTTGACATTTATTTCATATTTTATTAAAATAATATAAAACTAGGGGTGGATAATAATGGGAATTAAACCATTGAAACTTTTTATATTGACTTTTGTTTGTTCATTAATTTTTTCAATTGTATTTGTATCAATACAACGTATTGATACCTATTTTAATCCACCAGAAGTACCTGTTACTTCTATTGAAAAAATAGAATAATTATTTTATATGAGGGGAAAGGGAATTGATGAAAAATTTATTTTTTACAGTTGGAACACTATTTATTTTTGGAATATTTATACTAGGTTATAGTAGCCAAGCTAACGCTATGACAGAAGAAACAAATGATTTAGAAGAAATAGATCCAATTGTTGCTCAAGATGGTGATGAAGATGGTATTAATGATCAATCTAGTGTAAATATTCAAATAAAAAAAGTTTCGGATAATTTAATTGTTCCTTTTGGCGCTGGTCAATGGGACTATATTGGAAAAAGTTCGTTTAAAACTGTTTCTAAAACTTTTTATTCAGGTGGAGGAGATCTCTTAATTTATATAAATCAACCTTATGAAGGACCTGCTTTTAAATGGTTATATAAATTAGTAGAAGATGATCCAGCTATTGATGATACAGTTTCTAATTTTGAATTACCTAATAAAGGTGGTACTTATGAAGTAAAATTTAATGTTAGGAGTTTTGTAGATGGAGATAATAAAAAAGCAGAATTAAGATTACAAAAATTAACGATGCCAACGACGACTGTTGATACTGAATGGTGGGATTAGAAAGAATAATATTTTTTAATAGATTAATAATTTATTTATATAGGTAATTATTACTTTTTAAAGGCCCCTGATTTTTTTTATTTTAAAAATCAGGGTTTTTTTATATTTTTCTATATTCAAATATAAGAATATTTAGAAAAAAATAAAAAACTTTATTATATTTATCATTAACATATATATCATTAACCAGTAATATGTGGTATATTTTGGTAGGATTATACAAATAAAAAGGGGAAGAAAAAATGAAAATATTAAAAAAGATTAGCTTTGTTTTATTATCTTTAAGTATTTTATTCATTGCTGCACCTTTAAGCTTTGCAAGTGAAACAAATGATCAAGTCGAAAAAGAAATAATCACTAAAAAAGAGATAATTGATAAGACTGAACAAATAGAAAAATTTTATAAAGGTGATATTAAGTTACAAAATAAGCTGAAAGCAAAAATTAAAAATGGTGAAGAATTAGATAGTAATAATCCTAAAAAAGCGTCATTAGGAGAAGTTGAAAAAATAGATGAATCAACTTTTAAAATAACATATCCTGATGGTTCTTATGCATTGGAAGGAATAGATTTATCGAATACAAAGGTTTATGATGAAGAAGGTAATTTACTTGGGAATTTTAATGATTTGTATCCTGATGGTACATTAAATTTTAATCCCATAAAAGGGACCGTTTTGCCCGAAGAACCACAATTTTCAACTATGGATAAAAATACAATTAGTGGTGGTACTGTAACCGTTGGATCAGGGTATCGTACCGCGAAGGGTGTAAAAGTATACCATTATAGTTATCATATGACTGTCCAGTTTAAAGTTGATTACACTTTAGTTCAAAGTGGTTATGATTACATATCTAGAATTTATGGGGTTGATATCGCAGCGTATGAATGGGATATTTTATCAGAAGGTGTTTTTAGAAAGAAGGAAACACTTGAATATAGTGCATATGGTGGAGTTAAATTTAAGATTAAAGAATATGCCGATGCTACAAAAACAGGTACAGCTCATTTATATATTCGTGTAGCGAAAGATAAAGCTTGGATTGATATAGATTATTAATAAACTAAAAACGAGGGTGATAAATAATGGGGTATATTAGTGTTTTTGTTACTACAATACGTCCTATCATGGAAATCATTAATATGATTGCATTAATTTATATTGCTTTTAAATTGTCGACGATTAAGAAATAAAAAAATTGTAGTGTAACTAAAAAATGCAAGTGATTAACATAATGTGTTTTATTTAACTATAGAAAAAAGATATATGATCATCTATCTTGGTTCAATATTATTTTACATTTGGACACTCACCAACAAACTAGTTTAAAGACCAGTAACTTTTACTGGTCTTTTAGTTTTTTAATACTTTTTAATATAAACAAGTTGATAGAATCAGAGAATTATCACAAACGTTTGTTCGTGTTATAATCAAATATATGGTAAAATATTCTTAAGAAAATATTGGAGGTGTGTTGTTGAGGCATCTTAACGATCGTTCTGTTTTAGAAGAAAATTCACAAAAGGAATTAACAACTGTTCCTGGACCGTTAGTAACTAAAAACATTATTGAAAATAGTTTGAGTAATGATTTTGAAGAAGCAAAAAAAGAATGGGAATTAGTTACACATATTTCAAGTGAATCTGATGAATTTGTTGAAAACTGTCAACTCTGCAACCACAAAAACTATATTGAAAATTGGCTAATACAAAATTCTAATACAAAGGTCTTATTAAAAGTAGGTTCAGATTGTATCAGACGATTTATACAATTTGCTGGAACTGCAAATCAGTCTGACAGTAATACTTTCTTCGCTATTAAAGAAAAGGAAATAGGGAAAGAACTTGAGTTAAGGACATCATATAAAGAAGTTATTGGGATGCCATTACCTACTGTAAGAGCTGCTAATAGATTTAAAAAGATTTGTAAAGAGTTGCTTGAGTCAAGAGGTCAAATTCACCTTCTTGCAACAATAGATGGTCAGTATGAAGTAATACAACAGCTTTTTAGAGTAAACACACCAACAGAAAAAGAAAAGAAAAATTTTGAATGGCTTATGGCTGAACCGTCTAAACTTCCTGTCCAAAAAGAGACTAAGAAATTTAGAAATATAAAATATAAAGAAGGTACAACACTTAGAAGAAGTGCCAAAGTTACAAGAAGTACGCTCGTTAGCTCTAAGGTGTATCAAGATCCCTCAAAAAAATATGATTAAAAGTATCTATTTTGGATGTTAATATTTTCACTTGTCTATTTAACAGAATGAGCATTAAAGAACCTACTTTATAAAAGAGTAGGTTCTTTCTTTGATTTTTGATAACAAAAACGTTATAATTATAACAAAATTGTTATCAAAATCCGAAATGAGGGCATAGTATGAATTACGAGGTTATCTTCTATGAAGATGGTCATGGATGCTCTCCTGTAAAAGAATTTTTAGACTCTTTACAAATCCAATCTTCCAGCAACAAACAAGCGAAACAATTATTCGCTAAAATTGTTTTGTATATCAAGATTCTAGAAAAGAGTGGTACTCGATCTGGACTTCCTTATACAAAGCATATCGGAAATGGAATTTGGGAACTCAGACCCAAAGATCATAGAATCTTTTTTTTTGGTTGGGATGGTAACAAAATAGTGTTACTACATTCTTTTCATAAGAAAACCAAAAAAACTCCTTCTTTGGAGATTAAACAAGCTGAAAGAGAAATGAAAGATTGGCTGGAAAATGGTAAGGACAGAGACTAAGAAATAACAGGGGAATTTATCTATTATCAAATTCAGAAAACAGGGGAGTAATAATAAACTCCCCTGTACATGAAGATTCCCGTAAATAGATTAATTATTTTTGAGTCGTAAACAAAATTTGAGAAATGAGGTGAATAATAATATGAAATGGGCTGATTATCAAAAACAGATTACTGCACTGAACAGCGAGGAACTTGAGCATATTGAAATAGTTGCACATCTGGTCAGCCGTCGAATTAAGCTTGGTTTAACTCAAAGAGATGTTGCAGAACTCTCAGGGTTAAAGCAATCTGCTATTGCTCGACTTGAAAAAGAAGGAGCAATTCCAAGATTAGATACTTTAGAGAAGGTCTCTAAAGCTCTAGGCTTAAAGCTCGCGTTAGTTGAGGATAATGCGGTGCATTAAGATTTATATATATAGGGTAGCCCTGCTTTAAAAAGTACCTATTTCTAAACAAAAAGAAATAGGTACTTTTTGTTTTTTTGCTTTAGTTAACATAATGTGTCTGATAATTAGAAAAAGGATCTTTCAGTTAGAAAGATCCTTTTTCATTAATAATATACAAAAGCACCTTATCCGTTAGGAAAAGGTGCTTAGGGACTTTTAGCAAGCCACAATAGCTTGACACGCCGTCTTGGCTATACGTTATTTTATGTTGTTAATATAACATATATTTATTTAAGCGTCAATTTTTTTAAATCCAATCATTTATATTTGGGTTTCCCATTCTTTCAAGTAAAGCCCTAGAAATATGAGCATTATTAGATTTTTTTTCAAGATACCAATAATTATGTAAAAAAGCTCTTATTTCAAATAAATCAACATATAGCCCTAAAACCTTGAGTACATCATATAACTTTATAATGTATTGAGATCTAATAGGAGTTAAACCTAATTGTGAGATTAAACGAGCATTTATTTTTAACTTTTGTGGAGTTCTAAAACGATTAACTAATTCAAAATGTGCACATGTATTACGTAATTCTCTAATTATTTCCAAAGAGTTTAAAAACATTTCCTTTTCATGAGGTTCTACATGGAAATCTTTTAGCACCGCATCTAAAGTTCTTTTTTTTAATCCATACATCAAAACAATTATATCATTTAACATTAAAGTTTTTATAATAGCCCAAAATGGAGGATTATTATACTCATTTATGTAAGGGAATTTTATTTTACATTCATCAATATAGGTTAACCCATATATTCTTTCGTCATTATTTATATTGATACGAGTAGATACTATTGGTCCTGAAGTAGGAGCAATTGAAGTCAGTAATGCTAAGAGTGTTCTTTGTTTTGAGTTAAAAAATGTACAGCTACCATTAACTTCTCTAATTGAAACAGTACCAAAGCGACCTTTAAAAACACCAGTTAAGTTTGTTTTTCCTCCAGGTAGATAAGTTACGTTCCCATCAAATGTACCCCTAAATTTCCCTTCAAAATAATAACTTTTTCTAAATAATTTATGAGATTGTTTCGGTTTATTTATATTATA is a window of Niallia sp. FSL W8-0635 DNA encoding:
- a CDS encoding helix-turn-helix domain-containing protein codes for the protein MKWADYQKQITALNSEELEHIEIVAHLVSRRIKLGLTQRDVAELSGLKQSAIARLEKEGAIPRLDTLEKVSKALGLKLALVEDNAVH
- a CDS encoding Abi family protein, which produces MPADKEFNSVYNQIRLLKSRNLHINDFHSAKNYLLDRNYFNLINGFETLLLDDPKNPPKKYTKKSFNDFVRLYDFDLQLSSLIFQRISEFETKLKSSIAYHFCKNHCSTLQDNNNYIDINCYNIPKKTEGPKQYVNFFYNINKPKQSHKLFRKSYYFEGKFRGTFDGNVTYLPGGKTNLTGVFKGRFGTVSIREVNGSCTFFNSKQRTLLALLTSIAPTSGPIVSTRININNDERIYGLTYIDECKIKFPYINEYNNPPFWAIIKTLMLNDIIVLMYGLKKRTLDAVLKDFHVEPHEKEMFLNSLEIIRELRNTCAHFELVNRFRTPQKLKINARLISQLGLTPIRSQYIIKLYDVLKVLGLYVDLFEIRAFLHNYWYLEKKSNNAHISRALLERMGNPNINDWI
- a CDS encoding type II toxin-antitoxin system RelE/ParE family toxin encodes the protein MNYEVIFYEDGHGCSPVKEFLDSLQIQSSSNKQAKQLFAKIVLYIKILEKSGTRSGLPYTKHIGNGIWELRPKDHRIFFFGWDGNKIVLLHSFHKKTKKTPSLEIKQAEREMKDWLENGKDRD